The following are encoded together in the Pelotomaculum isophthalicicum JI genome:
- a CDS encoding DUF6508 domain-containing protein produces the protein MNTYTKLTAYLPILEADNFGKWVVDSKSKGTIESPIQMPYVTYSRMARHFIDDVYTFADEHQEYGLYSYNDILFENGIEWSIVSMSEVDTSTLDGKCITALLMGAIRADRFSEGALLYFFETGTITKWLNRLKEIDEKKSLD, from the coding sequence ATGAATACCTACACAAAGTTAACCGCATATTTGCCTATTCTTGAAGCTGATAATTTTGGAAAGTGGGTAGTTGATAGCAAAAGCAAAGGAACGATTGAGAGCCCTATACAAATGCCCTATGTAACTTATTCCAGAATGGCGAGACACTTTATAGATGATGTTTACACTTTCGCTGATGAACACCAAGAATACGGCCTTTACAGCTACAATGATATTCTGTTTGAAAACGGAATCGAATGGAGTATTGTTTCCATGAGCGAAGTTGATACTTCTACTTTGGACGGAAAATGTATTACAGCCTTGCTTATGGGTGCAATTCGAGCAGATAGGTTTTCAGAGGGTGCGTTACTATACTTTTTTGAAACAGGTACAATTACAAAATGGCTTAATCGCCTTAAAGAAATAGATGAAAAAAAGAGTCTTGACTAA
- a CDS encoding type II secretion system protein translates to MANTFKYRNINKNSGFTLLEIMMVASLLGIAFLIFYNFLGLNFTFLNKTDTDTASYFQATNAMNHFARDAQQYQTLRITQSGGNYVVQGICAGGYPDSKDLINATAITDNSCYYYTTAPMGLTGQFIGSKYGALISDVKTNVDLLDQSLAVNNAPANPNIIKFIRITFEVFPGSNSTMDSIKLSRILRLSH, encoded by the coding sequence ACTCTTGGAAATAATGATGGTTGCATCCTTGCTGGGGATTGCCTTCCTTATATTTTATAATTTTCTTGGTTTAAATTTTACTTTTTTAAACAAAACCGATACTGATACGGCTTCATATTTTCAAGCCACAAACGCCATGAACCATTTCGCAAGAGATGCACAGCAGTATCAAACATTAAGAATAACGCAATCCGGGGGCAATTATGTGGTTCAGGGAATATGCGCCGGCGGTTATCCGGACTCAAAAGATCTGATCAACGCGACAGCCATTACAGATAATAGTTGTTATTATTATACAACAGCGCCCATGGGGCTGACCGGTCAGTTTATTGGAAGTAAATATGGCGCGTTGATTAGCGATGTCAAAACAAATGTTGATTTGCTCGACCAAAGTCTTGCAGTAAATAACGCTCCAGCCAATCCAAATATTATTAAATTTATTCGGATCACTTTCGAGGTATTTCCCGGTAGCAACTCAACAATGGATTCCATAAAACTATCAAGAATATTAAGATTGTCACATTAA